In the genome of Deinococcus deserti VCD115, one region contains:
- a CDS encoding dihydrodipicolinate synthase family protein, whose translation MTHAHSSAFHVRGLVVPIVTPYTPHGAVDLKQAEALARFYALQGVPALFPGGTTGEFALLTLDEREALLEAVVRGVRSSGTAETQIIAHTGAATLDEVLRLSRHAQAQGVPAVAVVTPFYYEYEDAAVLAFYQTVCRTLPDLGVYAYTIPQRAGNSMTASSVAELCREPNFAGIKDSSGDMHRLLTLIEVPGLSVLAGADDLCFPFMISGGHGLVSGPAGVVPELFQAFFAALNTQQVERAMALARHIRVFSRIIRGGGRIDYLKAGLDWRGLTNGPSRQPLPNMGAEERRALTQQLVTFAQALAGDGVTLTSAAVRDAVV comes from the coding sequence ATGACGCACGCTCATTCTTCTGCCTTTCACGTTCGTGGCCTGGTCGTTCCCATCGTCACGCCTTACACCCCTCATGGCGCAGTGGACCTCAAGCAGGCCGAAGCCCTGGCCCGTTTTTATGCGCTTCAGGGGGTGCCGGCGCTATTTCCTGGGGGGACCACGGGCGAGTTCGCCCTGCTGACGCTGGACGAGCGCGAGGCCCTGCTGGAAGCGGTCGTGCGGGGTGTCCGGTCCAGCGGCACGGCTGAGACGCAGATCATTGCCCACACGGGGGCGGCAACGCTGGACGAGGTGCTGCGTCTTAGCCGACACGCCCAGGCTCAGGGCGTGCCAGCCGTGGCGGTCGTTACGCCCTTTTATTACGAGTACGAGGACGCGGCCGTGCTGGCTTTCTACCAGACCGTGTGCCGGACCCTGCCCGACCTGGGGGTGTACGCATACACCATCCCGCAGCGCGCCGGCAACTCAATGACCGCTTCCAGCGTGGCTGAACTGTGCCGTGAGCCGAACTTTGCAGGAATCAAAGACTCCAGCGGTGATATGCACCGCCTGCTGACTCTCATCGAGGTGCCAGGCCTGAGCGTGCTGGCCGGGGCGGACGATCTGTGCTTTCCCTTCATGATCAGCGGGGGGCACGGCCTTGTCTCAGGCCCGGCCGGTGTGGTTCCGGAGTTGTTCCAGGCCTTTTTCGCAGCGCTGAATACCCAGCAGGTTGAACGCGCCATGGCGCTCGCACGGCACATCCGTGTCTTCAGCCGCATCATCCGTGGGGGCGGCCGCATCGATTACCTCAAGGCCGGCCTCGACTGGCGGGGGCTGACCAACGGCCCATCGCGCCAGCCTCTTCCGAACATGGGCGCTGAAGAGAGGCGCGCGTTGACGCAGCAGCTCGTGACGTTTGCCCAGGCCCTGGCCGGAGACGGCGTCACGCTGACCAGTGCCGCCGTACGGGACGCCGTGGTGTGA
- a CDS encoding carbohydrate ABC transporter permease, producing the protein MTTSPLPGTAVRRAKRRPAAPILFVLPALLLTVIVIAFPLGYTLYQSMTNWVITSPNPPKFIGLANYAELLRDQRAMQSLVRTLLITVCSVSLQMVLGVAMALVMNKHFFGRGLFRTLALFPVVATPVAISLIFVTMMNPQTGVLNHFLTSLGLSAQQWIYAEKSVLPALILVDTWQWTPFVMLIALAGLATLPSEPYEAAKIDGATAWQTFWGITLPMLMPSLFVALLFRAIDTLKLFDTIYAMTQGGPGTASETINLYLYTLSFNYFRMGYASSMVIALLVLVLGITLLLIRARKLAEDRS; encoded by the coding sequence ATGACCACCTCGCCGTTGCCTGGCACGGCCGTCCGGCGCGCTAAGCGCCGGCCAGCCGCACCGATCCTGTTTGTTCTGCCCGCGTTGCTGCTCACGGTCATCGTGATTGCCTTTCCCCTGGGCTACACCCTGTACCAGTCGATGACCAACTGGGTGATCACCAGCCCCAATCCGCCGAAGTTCATCGGGCTGGCCAATTACGCTGAACTGCTGCGGGATCAGCGTGCGATGCAGTCGCTGGTGCGAACGCTGCTGATCACGGTGTGCTCAGTGAGCCTCCAGATGGTCCTGGGCGTAGCCATGGCGCTGGTCATGAACAAGCATTTTTTCGGTCGAGGTCTGTTCCGGACCCTGGCGTTATTTCCTGTGGTGGCCACGCCGGTGGCCATTTCATTGATTTTCGTCACGATGATGAATCCGCAGACCGGGGTCCTGAACCATTTTCTGACGTCGCTCGGTCTGAGCGCCCAGCAGTGGATCTACGCCGAGAAAAGCGTGCTGCCGGCCCTGATTCTGGTGGATACCTGGCAATGGACTCCCTTCGTGATGCTGATTGCCCTGGCCGGTCTGGCCACCCTGCCCAGCGAACCTTATGAAGCGGCCAAGATCGATGGCGCCACCGCTTGGCAGACCTTCTGGGGCATTACGCTGCCCATGTTGATGCCGTCCCTGTTCGTGGCGTTGCTGTTCCGCGCCATCGACACCCTGAAACTGTTTGACACCATCTATGCCATGACGCAGGGTGGCCCTGGGACGGCTTCAGAGACCATCAACCTGTACCTCTACACCCTGAGCTTCAACTACTTCCGTATGGGGTATGCCTCCAGCATGGTTATTGCACTGCTGGTCCTGGTGCTCGGGATCACCCTGCTGCTGATTCGGGCCCGGAAGCTCGCGGAGGACCGCTCATGA
- a CDS encoding serine hydrolase domain-containing protein — protein MPLFDTVQALAPYLQSWLEYQRDLARVPGVQVAVRVNGELAASFALGVANEATGQPLTPRHLFRIASHSKTFTATAVFQLVETGALRLDDLAGLWLPELAGSPAAGLTVRALLGHQSGINRDGADSDYWQQLCDFPNRDALITLCRADAVFAPDQFFKYSNMGYSLLGLIIEAVSGQTYEEYIAAHITGPLTLTNLGPELPLERESELAAGHSGRLAGNDARRVLPSTDTRAMAAATGFYGTAEDVTAYLAAHAMGLDELLTDASKRLMQRKESEIRRPVKRWYGLGFIVEEIGDRLVVGHSGGFPGHITQSWLDPESGLTVSVLTNCLGGPATEWATNLIKLIDLAMNLSEKKTSDGSVFNLDSYTGRFATDWGVFDLVDLGGRLVSLAPQGDPALSVTELTVVDANTVTPKPEAGFGSVGEPFQFQRTAAGDIEWVRQGGGRAWPIAAYRQRVGLAPLASTVR, from the coding sequence ATGCCCCTATTCGACACCGTCCAAGCCCTGGCCCCTTACCTGCAGTCATGGTTGGAGTACCAGAGGGATCTGGCGCGGGTGCCAGGCGTACAGGTGGCGGTCCGGGTGAACGGTGAGCTGGCGGCTTCGTTTGCTCTGGGCGTAGCCAACGAGGCCACCGGGCAGCCGCTCACCCCACGGCACCTCTTCCGGATTGCCTCACACTCCAAAACTTTCACCGCGACCGCTGTCTTCCAATTGGTCGAAACCGGCGCGCTGCGCCTGGACGACCTGGCAGGCCTCTGGCTGCCGGAACTGGCGGGGTCGCCCGCAGCAGGGCTGACGGTGCGGGCCCTGCTGGGACACCAGTCCGGCATCAACCGTGATGGGGCCGACAGCGACTACTGGCAGCAGCTCTGCGATTTCCCCAACCGCGACGCTCTGATCACGCTGTGCCGGGCGGACGCCGTGTTCGCACCGGATCAGTTCTTTAAGTACTCGAACATGGGTTACTCGCTGCTGGGCCTGATCATCGAGGCGGTCAGCGGACAGACCTACGAGGAGTACATCGCCGCACACATCACCGGGCCGCTCACGCTGACCAACCTGGGGCCGGAGCTGCCGCTGGAACGCGAATCCGAGCTGGCGGCCGGGCATAGCGGGCGCCTGGCAGGCAACGATGCCCGGCGGGTCCTGCCGTCAACGGACACGCGAGCGATGGCGGCCGCCACAGGGTTTTACGGCACGGCTGAAGACGTTACGGCTTACCTGGCCGCGCATGCCATGGGCCTTGACGAACTGCTCACGGACGCGTCCAAGCGCCTGATGCAGCGCAAGGAATCCGAAATCCGTCGACCAGTTAAGCGCTGGTACGGGTTGGGCTTTATCGTCGAGGAAATTGGGGACCGCCTGGTCGTCGGCCATTCGGGCGGCTTTCCTGGGCACATCACGCAGTCGTGGCTCGACCCGGAATCGGGCCTGACGGTGTCTGTCCTGACGAACTGTCTGGGCGGTCCCGCGACCGAATGGGCGACGAACCTGATCAAGCTGATCGATCTGGCAATGAACCTGTCGGAGAAGAAAACTTCCGACGGGTCAGTCTTCAACCTCGACTCATATACCGGCCGGTTTGCCACAGACTGGGGCGTGTTCGACCTGGTTGATCTGGGAGGCCGCCTGGTGTCCCTGGCCCCCCAGGGGGACCCTGCCCTGAGTGTCACGGAATTGACAGTAGTAGACGCCAACACCGTGACTCCCAAACCGGAGGCTGGCTTCGGTTCGGTTGGTGAGCCGTTCCAGTTCCAGCGCACTGCGGCAGGCGATATCGAGTGGGTACGCCAGGGCGGTGGGCGGGCCTGGCCCATCGCGGCCTACCGGCAACGGGTGGGCCTGGCCCCGCTGGCTTCAACCGTCAGGTGA
- a CDS encoding ABC transporter substrate-binding protein has protein sequence MSRTSLPVTLALTLCALSVASNAQAQTFNWKAQRGKTISVSVVKSPWSDILQDRLGEFEKLSGINVNLSVLPEQQARQKLAIDFASGGRTVDVFDSSLTVEKTRFAQAGWYEPLNKYMVAGKLDPTYRFDDFFTSARTAVKTSDGRIIGLPWKADVQVLYYRKDLFAQAGLKVPTTLDELENAAEKLHVPGKMYGYAARGLKNANVYTFAFPLQAFGGKWIDGKGNSTVNSAQAVKALNWYSSMLKKYAPPSVISYNWSEVLGLFQQEQLAMFNDGIGFAVQLEDKSKSKVAGKVGYAVLPGRLAPATYNALAMSSRSGNKDAAFIFMQWATNRAFDKHLVENGVTSPRQSSWTTATNKPLETIPWAKTYFDALKVAKPAFPEVPPVQEMRDTVGIAIVQSIQGSASKPALDQASRDFQTALNSAKQ, from the coding sequence ATGTCACGCACTTCTCTGCCTGTAACCCTTGCCCTGACGCTGTGTGCCTTGAGCGTCGCCTCCAATGCTCAGGCTCAGACGTTTAACTGGAAGGCCCAAAGAGGTAAGACCATTTCGGTCAGCGTGGTGAAGAGCCCCTGGTCCGACATCCTGCAAGACCGGCTGGGAGAATTCGAAAAGCTCAGCGGAATCAACGTCAACCTGAGCGTCCTTCCTGAGCAGCAGGCCCGGCAGAAGCTGGCCATCGATTTTGCGTCCGGCGGGCGGACCGTTGACGTCTTTGACTCGAGCCTGACCGTCGAAAAAACCCGATTTGCTCAGGCCGGCTGGTACGAACCCCTCAACAAGTACATGGTGGCTGGCAAACTCGATCCGACCTACCGCTTCGACGACTTTTTTACTTCTGCCCGCACAGCTGTGAAAACATCTGATGGCCGCATCATTGGCTTGCCCTGGAAAGCGGACGTGCAGGTGCTGTATTACCGCAAGGACCTGTTCGCACAGGCGGGCCTGAAAGTCCCCACTACCCTCGACGAACTGGAGAATGCTGCGGAAAAACTGCATGTTCCCGGCAAGATGTACGGCTACGCTGCCCGCGGTCTGAAAAATGCGAACGTCTATACCTTCGCGTTCCCACTTCAGGCGTTTGGCGGCAAGTGGATAGACGGCAAGGGGAACTCCACGGTCAACAGTGCCCAGGCGGTCAAGGCCCTGAACTGGTACAGCAGCATGCTGAAAAAGTACGCTCCGCCCAGCGTGATCAGCTACAACTGGAGCGAGGTGCTCGGCCTGTTTCAGCAGGAGCAGCTGGCCATGTTTAACGACGGCATTGGCTTCGCAGTCCAGCTGGAAGACAAATCCAAATCCAAGGTCGCCGGGAAAGTTGGGTACGCTGTGCTCCCTGGACGCCTGGCTCCCGCGACCTACAACGCCCTGGCCATGTCATCACGCAGTGGCAACAAGGACGCGGCATTCATCTTTATGCAGTGGGCAACCAACCGGGCTTTTGACAAACATCTGGTGGAAAATGGTGTGACCTCACCCCGTCAGTCCAGCTGGACGACTGCCACCAACAAGCCCCTGGAAACCATTCCCTGGGCCAAGACGTACTTTGACGCCCTGAAGGTGGCCAAGCCAGCCTTCCCGGAAGTTCCGCCTGTTCAGGAGATGCGCGATACCGTTGGCATTGCGATCGTCCAGTCCATCCAGGGCTCTGCTTCTAAACCAGCGCTCGATCAGGCCAGCCGAGACTTCCAGACCGCGCTGAACAGCGCCAAGCAATGA
- a CDS encoding PAS domain S-box protein, protein MTANETPQLQDLELVQLINGIVWEADPVTRVNTFVSDRITSLLGYTPEQWRSPGFWEAHIHPDDQARIVAEGEALMGRGQPYQLEYRMTRADGQTMWLRDLITPVFRGGVMVKLGGVMLDITAEKNAQAELLAARARFSRIIESSPVGMVLSDIKTSRVLETNDAFLRIINCPRAIFMGEEDDFNPWVSADDRAELVRRLKEDRTVRDFETLHKRRLTGEQRNVLISAEYLEMDGQETLLVMAQDITDRKASEMALEESRRTFEALFEHSPDAIKLIDFDTEEMPILQCNKVAARMSGYTREEIIGKSAYATLPDDQRAAILASGDAEFRASLESELEMRFESVQQRKDGSLYPVDINLALLTVGDKRVVLSIERDMTARKKAEAELKSSQERLLLSEKLASLGRLTAGLAHEINTPLAAAMNYLHEAERLAREYQASIGEASVTDDDHREIAGELISTLGEGAKTATRIGEFIRRMREHTRDTVTGVLDFDAGRGAEATLTMLTHQARAANVELIFEAPEQLVVLRGEPGRFTQVVTNLVVNAIHACEGTSQQAGTVTVRLFEQLGHPVLQVQDTGTGISPEVLPKIFDPMFTTKDVGKGTGLGLSIIHDIVTGHFGGEISVQTSIGEGSTFSVSFPRRTRSEALAG, encoded by the coding sequence TTCTGGGAGGCCCACATTCACCCGGACGACCAGGCGCGCATCGTGGCCGAGGGCGAGGCGCTGATGGGCCGCGGGCAGCCTTACCAGCTCGAATACCGCATGACCCGCGCCGACGGCCAGACTATGTGGCTGCGCGATCTGATCACGCCGGTATTCAGGGGAGGCGTGATGGTCAAGCTCGGCGGCGTGATGCTCGACATCACTGCCGAAAAGAACGCCCAGGCTGAGCTGCTCGCGGCCCGGGCGCGCTTCAGCCGGATTATTGAATCGAGCCCTGTGGGCATGGTTTTGTCGGATATCAAGACCTCGCGGGTGCTGGAGACCAACGACGCATTCCTGCGCATTATCAACTGCCCGCGCGCCATCTTTATGGGCGAGGAGGACGACTTCAACCCCTGGGTCAGTGCCGATGACCGTGCTGAGCTGGTGCGCCGGCTCAAGGAAGACCGCACCGTACGCGACTTCGAGACGCTGCACAAGCGCCGCTTGACTGGGGAGCAGCGCAATGTCCTGATCAGCGCCGAGTACCTGGAAATGGACGGCCAGGAAACCCTGCTGGTGATGGCCCAGGACATCACCGACCGCAAAGCCAGCGAGATGGCACTTGAAGAGAGCCGCCGAACCTTTGAGGCGCTGTTCGAGCATTCTCCTGACGCCATTAAGCTGATCGACTTCGACACCGAGGAGATGCCGATTTTGCAGTGCAATAAAGTCGCCGCCCGTATGAGCGGCTATACCCGCGAGGAGATCATCGGCAAGAGCGCCTACGCCACCCTGCCTGACGACCAGCGCGCGGCCATCCTGGCCAGTGGCGACGCTGAATTCCGCGCCAGCCTCGAATCCGAGCTGGAGATGCGTTTTGAGTCGGTGCAGCAGCGCAAAGACGGTTCGCTCTATCCGGTGGACATTAACCTCGCGCTGCTGACGGTAGGTGACAAGCGAGTGGTGCTGAGCATTGAGCGCGACATGACCGCACGCAAGAAGGCTGAAGCAGAACTCAAGTCCAGCCAGGAGCGGCTGCTGTTATCTGAAAAGCTCGCCAGCCTGGGCCGCCTCACCGCCGGCCTGGCCCATGAAATCAATACGCCGCTGGCCGCGGCGATGAACTACCTGCACGAAGCCGAACGGCTGGCCCGGGAATATCAGGCGTCTATCGGCGAGGCGTCGGTGACTGACGACGACCACCGCGAGATTGCCGGTGAGCTCATCTCGACCTTAGGCGAAGGCGCCAAAACCGCCACCCGCATTGGTGAATTTATCCGCCGCATGCGTGAACACACCCGCGACACCGTCACTGGTGTGCTGGACTTTGACGCTGGCCGCGGCGCTGAGGCTACCCTGACTATGCTGACCCACCAGGCCCGCGCCGCAAACGTAGAGCTGATCTTTGAGGCGCCGGAGCAGCTGGTGGTGCTGCGCGGCGAACCTGGCAGATTTACACAGGTGGTGACCAACCTGGTAGTCAACGCCATTCACGCCTGTGAAGGCACCAGCCAGCAGGCTGGCACGGTCACAGTACGCCTGTTTGAGCAGCTCGGGCATCCGGTGCTGCAGGTGCAGGACACCGGCACCGGCATCTCCCCGGAAGTGCTGCCCAAGATCTTCGACCCGATGTTCACGACCAAAGACGTTGGCAAAGGCACTGGGCTGGGGCTGTCTATCATCCACGACATCGTAACTGGCCACTTTGGCGGTGAAATTAGCGTGCAGACCAGCATCGGAGAAGGCAGCACCTTCAGCGTCAGCTTTCCGCGGCGCACGCGCAGCGAAGCGCTGGCCGGGTAA
- a CDS encoding FadR/GntR family transcriptional regulator, which translates to MTTKSLSRRHLVQSELTRRIVSGHVSPLSRLPKETELAEEFDVSRVVIREAMKVLAEKGLIEIQQGRGTTVNPAHRWNPMDPQVLMHLGKGSSFYTVQSELLEARLVFEVKLAGLAATRMTDRDLGHMESLLRTMDQFLDDPDRFSELDAEFHVALIQGGKNAILAKLLEPVHELLKVGFRQTILKPGAAQQAQVFHWAIYDGLKRRDPVATQDAVQRHLIRAQENLQALGDWLNPVPDEVKS; encoded by the coding sequence GTGACCACCAAAAGCCTCAGTCGCCGCCACCTGGTGCAGTCGGAACTGACGCGTCGGATCGTGAGCGGACACGTTTCACCGCTCTCGCGCCTGCCGAAGGAAACCGAGCTGGCCGAAGAATTTGATGTCAGCCGCGTCGTGATCCGCGAGGCGATGAAAGTACTGGCAGAAAAAGGATTGATCGAGATTCAGCAGGGCCGGGGAACCACAGTCAATCCTGCGCACCGCTGGAATCCCATGGATCCGCAGGTGCTGATGCATCTCGGAAAGGGATCGTCGTTCTATACGGTACAGTCCGAACTTCTTGAAGCGCGTCTGGTGTTTGAGGTCAAGCTGGCAGGGCTGGCTGCCACGCGCATGACGGACCGTGACCTCGGACATATGGAGTCCCTGCTGCGCACCATGGACCAGTTTCTGGATGACCCTGACCGGTTTTCAGAGCTGGACGCAGAGTTCCACGTGGCCCTGATCCAGGGAGGAAAGAACGCGATTCTGGCCAAGCTGCTGGAACCAGTCCACGAGCTGCTTAAGGTGGGCTTCCGCCAGACCATCCTCAAACCCGGCGCAGCCCAGCAGGCGCAGGTATTCCACTGGGCGATCTATGACGGACTGAAACGGCGTGATCCTGTCGCTACGCAAGACGCAGTCCAGCGTCATTTGATCCGGGCTCAAGAGAACCTCCAGGCGTTGGGTGATTGGTTGAATCCGGTGCCGGATGAGGTCAAGTCCTAA
- a CDS encoding carbohydrate ABC transporter permease, with translation MTVTGVRSPAATAARRKTRPHPLMTHLLPLLISAFFIVPIVFVFYWMVSMSFQTQVEISASPPTFWSANPTTEWYSQLMRRMPFLQYTWNSMVVGVSATAIGLAIGLPAAYAIARWKLTSLSTLFLITRITPAISFLIPWYIIAKRLGLGDSLVIITLLHITITLPLIIWIMIGFFEALPTDLEQAATVDGCNAWQSFALIAVPLVKPGIVAAIILAFIQSWNNFLFAAVLGGPGSQTLPVTVYGMLSFEQANWGPLAAAATLVCLPVIVGTIFFQRQLVEGLTAGAMKG, from the coding sequence ATGACCGTTACCGGTGTTCGCTCCCCTGCCGCCACCGCCGCCCGCCGCAAAACACGGCCGCACCCGCTTATGACCCACCTGCTGCCGCTCCTGATCTCCGCGTTCTTCATTGTGCCCATCGTGTTCGTCTTTTACTGGATGGTCTCGATGTCGTTTCAGACCCAGGTGGAGATCAGCGCCAGCCCGCCGACCTTCTGGTCAGCCAATCCGACCACCGAGTGGTACAGCCAGCTGATGCGCCGGATGCCCTTTTTGCAGTACACCTGGAACAGCATGGTGGTGGGCGTCAGTGCCACCGCGATTGGCCTGGCCATAGGCCTTCCGGCTGCCTACGCCATCGCCCGCTGGAAGCTCACAAGCCTCAGCACACTGTTCCTGATCACCCGCATCACACCGGCCATCAGCTTTCTGATTCCCTGGTACATCATTGCCAAACGGCTGGGTCTGGGTGACTCGCTGGTGATCATCACCCTGCTGCACATCACCATCACCCTGCCGCTGATCATCTGGATTATGATCGGATTTTTCGAGGCGCTGCCGACTGATCTCGAGCAGGCCGCCACGGTGGACGGCTGCAATGCCTGGCAGTCCTTCGCCCTGATTGCCGTGCCCCTGGTGAAGCCAGGCATCGTGGCCGCGATTATCCTGGCTTTCATTCAGTCGTGGAACAACTTCCTGTTCGCGGCGGTCCTGGGTGGACCCGGGTCGCAGACCCTCCCTGTGACGGTTTACGGCATGTTGAGCTTCGAGCAGGCGAACTGGGGCCCTCTGGCCGCAGCGGCCACCCTGGTGTGCCTGCCTGTCATCGTGGGCACCATTTTCTTCCAACGCCAACTGGTCGAGGGCCTGACGGCCGGCGCCATGAAGGGCTGA
- a CDS encoding nucleotidyltransferase domain-containing protein translates to MPDLHLALIDLCGAIGNYHDRSRTDGVFHLQIGGPGSVPALKALDMPELHVDLLPGPITSTQVDVLRSLGYVPAGLHWQHPGGWRLVLPDEASGWRAGQQALRALLLDSPEAAAAYVQVFGSHGRDTADLAFQERASAHYACTVGFHPACFVARMFAGLDLPWMFAGGVALDLYMGRVTRPHDDLDVIVPYDQQAELHDHLQQSGWRLDASVNRTYQPWVPPLEPPSFQVHARHPDLPDVVMLDLMLTDLSGGRWRYRRDPNITLPLERARLQGPHGLPYLTPEAALLFKAGRGEGGMRLKDARDFARLRPSLTAGQQRWLHSQLKSSQPDHPWLPQLNGSI, encoded by the coding sequence ATGCCTGACCTGCATCTGGCTCTGATTGACCTGTGCGGCGCCATCGGAAACTACCACGACCGCTCCCGCACTGACGGGGTATTCCACCTGCAGATTGGCGGACCAGGAAGCGTACCGGCCTTGAAAGCCCTGGACATGCCAGAACTTCACGTGGATCTTCTCCCTGGCCCAATCACTTCCACTCAGGTGGATGTGCTCCGTTCCCTGGGATACGTCCCGGCAGGCCTACACTGGCAGCATCCTGGTGGGTGGCGACTGGTTCTGCCGGACGAAGCGTCGGGATGGCGTGCCGGGCAGCAGGCTCTCAGGGCACTGCTACTCGACAGTCCGGAGGCTGCAGCAGCATACGTCCAGGTGTTCGGAAGCCATGGTCGCGACACAGCTGATCTGGCCTTCCAGGAGCGTGCCAGTGCCCATTACGCCTGCACCGTCGGGTTTCACCCTGCGTGTTTCGTGGCGCGCATGTTCGCTGGTCTCGATCTTCCGTGGATGTTCGCTGGCGGCGTCGCACTCGACTTGTACATGGGGCGCGTGACTCGTCCGCACGACGATTTAGATGTCATCGTGCCGTACGACCAGCAGGCCGAACTTCACGATCATCTGCAGCAATCTGGCTGGAGACTGGACGCTTCGGTAAACCGCACCTACCAGCCCTGGGTACCGCCTCTGGAACCCCCCAGCTTTCAGGTGCACGCGCGGCACCCGGACCTGCCAGACGTTGTCATGCTCGACCTGATGCTCACGGATCTGAGCGGCGGGCGATGGAGGTATCGCCGCGATCCCAACATTACACTGCCATTAGAGCGGGCGAGATTGCAGGGACCCCATGGTCTCCCCTATCTGACACCAGAAGCGGCGCTGCTGTTCAAGGCTGGTCGCGGCGAGGGGGGAATGCGCCTCAAGGACGCGCGTGATTTTGCACGGTTGCGTCCTTCCCTTACGGCAGGGCAACAGCGCTGGCTGCACAGCCAATTGAAATCTTCCCAACCAGACCATCCGTGGCTTCCTCAGTTGAACGGATCTATATAA
- a CDS encoding HU family DNA-binding protein: MTKKNTKAPAKKPAATKSAASAAPKKAAAAEKIGKTQMVDMIADRAGLTKKQSEEVVSVMLESIVEAVRSGKSVGLPGLGTLSVRETAARTGVRPGTSEKIQIAAGKKLAFKAATTLKGTL; the protein is encoded by the coding sequence ATGACGAAGAAAAATACAAAAGCGCCCGCCAAGAAACCTGCTGCCACAAAATCGGCCGCCAGTGCTGCCCCTAAGAAGGCCGCTGCTGCCGAGAAGATCGGTAAGACCCAGATGGTGGATATGATCGCCGACCGGGCGGGCCTGACCAAAAAGCAGAGTGAAGAAGTGGTCAGCGTGATGCTCGAGAGCATCGTCGAGGCCGTGCGCAGCGGGAAGAGTGTCGGTCTGCCAGGTCTGGGGACCCTGAGTGTCAGGGAAACCGCAGCGCGCACCGGCGTGCGTCCCGGCACCAGCGAGAAGATTCAGATTGCCGCTGGCAAGAAGCTCGCGTTCAAGGCGGCCACCACCCTCAAGGGCACGCTGTAA
- a CDS encoding DUF1348 family protein, which translates to MTRPPLPPFTIHTARDKVRLAEDAWNSRDPARVAQAYTEDSVWRNRDEFFSGRPAIEAFLTHKWEREHDYRLIKELWTFHENRISVRFQYEFHDHSGQWYRAHGNEQWEFDDRGLMRRREASINDVPIREEERLFRWPAGRRPDDHPGLTELGR; encoded by the coding sequence ATGACCCGACCACCCCTGCCCCCCTTCACGATCCACACCGCACGCGACAAGGTCAGGCTCGCAGAAGATGCCTGGAATTCTCGTGATCCTGCCCGGGTTGCGCAGGCATACACCGAGGATAGTGTGTGGCGCAACCGCGACGAATTCTTCTCCGGCCGCCCTGCCATTGAAGCCTTTCTTACGCACAAATGGGAACGCGAACACGACTACCGCCTTATCAAGGAACTGTGGACCTTCCACGAAAACCGCATCAGTGTTCGCTTCCAGTACGAATTTCATGATCACTCGGGTCAGTGGTACCGGGCCCACGGCAATGAGCAGTGGGAGTTCGACGACCGGGGCCTAATGCGGCGCCGGGAAGCGAGCATCAATGATGTGCCAATTCGTGAGGAGGAGCGCCTGTTTCGGTGGCCTGCAGGTCGGCGTCCAGACGATCATCCCGGCTTGACTGAACTGGGGAGGTAA